From the Edaphobacter bradus genome, the window AAGAACTGGCCGTTGCCGAGCCGGTCGACTAAGCGTCGGCGTATCGCGCAAGAACACAGTACCCTCCATTGCGAAAAGAGCAGAATCTTTCACCTTGACAAGTGTTTGGACATGGCCTTAGCTTTTCTGCTGCTTTAGACCCCACGTAGCTCTGTTGACGTTGACATCCTTGCAGTGCCTCCGGTGTGTCACTCCGAGCGAGAGATACAGCAGCGTAGAGGTCTGCGATCCAGTAGCTGATTCCTTCACGGCCCATCGGTCCCTTGAACACGGTCGATTTAGGCACACAGCGACCTGGCTGTTGCCCAATCGCGCGAGAGGTGTCTTATGCACTTCCGCGCCGCATTCCTTGGCGTATTTCTCACCCTAAGCAAGGAGCGTTGCGTATGAATCGGTATTTCATGTCGAAGGTACCTATTGCTATGGTGGTTCTGCTGCTGACGTGCTCAGCTTGGGCACAGTCGGTGACGACAACTGTGATTGCCACCGGCCTGAACCGGCCAAGAGGTCTCAAGTTCGGCCCCGATGGTGCCCTCTACGTGGCTGAAGCCGGAACTGGTGGTCCCAACGGGCCGTTCAACTGCCAACAGGTTCCCGCACCGGTTGGACCAACTCACGGCGGTCCAACTGCCCGCATTTCAAAGATCACCGGCATCAATCAGAGAACCACCGTGGTCGATGGATTGCCTTCCGGAATAAACAGCCTACACCCACCTGGCGTTCTCGGAGTGGCGGACGTAGCTTTCATCGGCGATACGCTTTTCGCACTGCTTGTTGGTGGTGGCTGTTCGCACGGAAATCCTGCAACCCCAAATGGCGTAATCAAAGTTGATGTCGATCACGGCACTTTTAGCTACGTTGCAAACTTGTCGGCATTTGAAATGGCAACCCCGATCGCGAACCCAGGTCCATCTCTTGACGATTTCGAACCTGATGGAACTTGGTATGGCATGGTGGCCGTCCGAGGCCAACTCTACGCCACAGAGCCAAATCACCAGTGGATTGTTCGCATTTCCCCGGACACCGGTGAGATCCAACTCCTCGCGGATATCTCGGGAAGCAGCCAGGATTGGGTCGGACCAACCGGGATCACGTATAAGGGCAACTTCTTCTTCGGCAACCTGGCGACGTTCCCTATTCATCCCGGGAGTGCGAATGTCTTTAAACTGACGCCCAGTGGCAATTTCAAAACATGGGCGGAGGGTCTCACGACTGTAGTTGGGCTTGCCTTTGACAGTCGCGACAGGCTCTACGTGCTTGAGTTGTCGGATGCACCTGGTAATCCGACACCCGGCGCCGGCAAACTCGTTCGCATCAGCCCATCAGGCCAGGCGGAAGATATAAAAACCGGACTGGTACTTCCTACTGCAATGACTATCGGCCCAGACGATGCAATTTACATATCGAATTTTGGCGCTGCGGCGCCTGGACTTGGTCAAATCCTTCGAGTGGAGGTCAAAGATTGAACCGTCCACCAGCAGGCCGGCGGGCCCACGGCCGGGTCCCCGGCCAGCTAGCTGGGGTTGGAAGGCGCCAACCGGCCGCAAAGCGGCCCACCATCCTGCCGGAGGCCGGAGCGAAGCCCGAAAGGGCGAAGCGACTTCGCAGGATGCCCCGCCAAGCCCTCAACAATGCAATCGCTTAAAAACTCAGCAAAATCGCGTGTCAAGCCCCAAAACCACCTAACCCATTCAAAATAAACCCTATAACATTGGCAATCTAGTTCCGGTCAATCTGCTACGCTTAAAGCAGCACAGAAGAAATGGCCTCGCTAACCCAGCCGAGGCCATTTTCTTTGCCTCTTCACTTCGAATAAATCATTTATCTACAATACTTTACAGATAACTACCTTAGAAAGAATACTTTGCAAAGCCGGTCCGGACTTAAGTCTAATTTTATGAATATTTTGTACAAAAGGAGGGGGAGGGGGGAGGTTACCCGTATCTTCGGTTGAACACCCGGCATCATTCGGTTAGGTTCAAGGAGGGGAGGCGTATGGACAACACAAAGAAGGCGGCCATAGGCGGGACGCTGCTGCTGCTGGCAGTCGTCGGCGTACGTATCGGAATGATCTACCGGGAGCGAAACGCTCCTGCGGCCCCGACGGCGGCGCCCGCGCCGGCGAAGATCGCCGAAGACGACCTGGTCTTCCTCAAGAAGAAGCGACCCTCGACACCAGCCGACCTGAAGGAGCTCGTCGGAACCACGCTCTGGGTCTCCGCCGGCGGCCAAATGGACTACTACCCTTACGCCGCGCACCACGCCGACTACGGCAAGTCCCAGGGTACGCTGCTTGGCGCTGAACCTCTCCTCGTGAAGCAGTACTTCGAGCAGGTCGCGCCGAAGTCTTCGCGGTCACGAATCCCAAGCGGCGACCGGCAAGTGCTTCTCGCCTTCACCAAACCGAAGTCCGACGATCCGGCGAAGGAGTACGCCGTGCCCGTGGGATACCACGACGCCAACGGATACACCTTCTACACCGACGAGATCTTCTTCTACGACGACCCGCACGAACTCTACAAGCACTGGGGACCGGACGTCTGGAAGGCGATCGACTCGCACCAGGTCATCCTGGGCATGAGCGAGCGCGAGGTGCAGATGGCGCTTGGCCAGGTCAGCAGGAGCCTCAGCAACGACTACGGCAACCGCCTCGTCGTCTACGACAACCTCGGCAAGCCCCTGGCGGTCACCTTCGTCAAGAACAAAGTGACCTCGTTCCGTGCGGACTCCCAGTAAACGCCGATGGAGCCAGTCACTCACTTACTCACCGGAGCCGTGCTGGCGCGCACAGGCTTCAACCGCAAGGCAGCCTACGCCACGCTGGCGATGACGCTCGCCGCCGAGGCTCCGGACCTCGATGTGCTCTGGGGATTCAAAGGGCCCGTCGCGGCGTTAGAGCATCATCGCGGCTGGACCCACGCGCTCATCGGCCTGCCCTTCGAGGCAGCCATCGTCGTCGGAGCCATCTGGCTCGTGCATCGGTGGCGTCGAAGCAGCAAGTCCGAGACAAAGGCGCCCGTGCGATGGGGACTGCTCTATTCCTTCTCGCTGATCGCTCTGCTGAGCCACCTGCTGCTCGACTGGACGAACAACTATGGCCTGCGCCCGTTTTTCCCCTTCGATCCTCGCTGGTTTGCAGGCTCGTTCGTCTTCCTCTTCGAGCCGGTGATGTTTCTGTTGCTGCTGATGGCGCTGCTCGCGCCGCCGCTCTTCGGTCTGGTGAGCAGCGAGGTCGGCGCGCGCCGCCAGCCCTTCGGTGGACGAGGCTGGGCCTTCACCGCGCTTGCAGGAATCGTGCTGCTTTGGGGCCTTCGAGCCTATGAGCGGCAACAGGCGATGGCTCTGGCGAAGAGCTTCGACTACGGCGCGCCGGTCATGCGCGTTTGGGCCGACCCTTATCCGGTCAATCCCTTCCGCTGGCAGACCATCGCCGAGACGGCGACGACCTACCACATCGCCGCCGTCGATACGCTCTCGGGCAACGTCACCTCAAGCTCGCAGGCCGACGTCTTCTACAAGCCGCCTACGACGCTCGCCACGCTCGTGGCCAAGCGAAGCTGGCTCGGCCAGGTCTACCTCGACTGGTCCAAGCCGTTCACGCTGGTGACCGACACCGGCGTGAACGCTGACGGCCTGACAGTAGTCACCTTCCGCAATCTGCGCTTCGTCAATGACACACCGCTGATCGCAGGCAGCGAAAGAACACCGTTGACGGGCTCCGTCTACATCAACGAAGACCGCCGCCTGGACCACATGGAGATGGACGGACACGTGCAGCACTAACGATGCTGCGCAGACCAATTGACTTCCGCCCCGCCCATGATCGTGCGTCCCTGTAACGGAACGCCGGGAATCTCCTGATAACTCGTGTTGCTGAGATTGAGCAGGCGCAGATAAGGGCGAACGCGGCCGGAGTTGCGCGCGAGCGCCACATCCCAGAGCGCGTAAGGCGACTGAGTCGTCTTCTGAATGACAGCGAGCTGCGTGCGCGCTGAGATCTGCGCCGGAAGGTCCGCACTCCAGGCAAGCAGTGCGCTCTGCGCGGCGTAGTTGAAGGCGTACTCCGAGATCAGCCCATGCGGAGGGGAGGTCGCCTGCACCGCGGTGTAGCTCAACTGCAGTCGCTGCGAGCGAGGCAGATGGACGCGAAGGTCGGCCTCGGCTCCGTTGTAAGCGAAGTTGGCGACGTTGGTCGCCTGCCACGGCCTGGAAAGATCGAACTTCGAGTAGTCGATGCCGTTCTTCTGGTGAAGGCTGAATCCGGTTGCCGTAAGGGTAAACGGGGCGCGCGACGGGCTCCAGTCGATGCCGCCCTCGTAGCTCCACGAAGACTCGGGTTTGAGATTGGGATTTCCGATCGTGGTCGGATCCGAGTAGTAGAGATCGAGGTAGGTAGGAAGCCGATAGCCGTGTCCCACAGACGCCCGCGCGCGAAGCGTTGAAGTCATAGCATAGGCCGCAGCAATCGACGGCGAGAAGACAGAGTCGCCGCCCGAAAACACCTGCTCCCTCGCGCCGATCGATAGCGAGAGCCGGCCCAGAGAACGCAGCGAGAGGTTGGCGTATCCTGCTCCCTGATTGCGCGCGTGCACGCCGAGATTGGTGCTGTGGATAGAGTCGCCAGTGGCCTCGAGCCCGTAAGAGAGCGTCGTGTTCGCGCCAAACGAGTCCGCGCGGCGCGCCGCCGACTGCCACGCGCCGGTGATGTGGTTGTTGCGATAGTAGTCCGGGTTGTCTTGCAGCAGCACAAAGAGGTCCGTGTGACGCCGATACGCAAACGACGCCGACGTGCGCTCGCCGAGCTGCTGCTGGATCGCCGCAAACCATCCCTTCGTGCGCTCCCACGAGTCGTACGGGCCATAGAACTGATTGGCTCCATAGGGCCGGTCGCTTGCAGCGAGGAGAACGTCGGTCGTATTTTTGCCGAAGAGCGTGAACCAGCTCTCCGATGCAGCGGCGTTGCTGGAGTAGTTGCGGTCCGCCATGAAGCCGTCAGAGGTATCGCGGCCTGCCGTGAGTTCCTCCGCGAAGCCCGCACTGGAGTAGTCTGCGCGGAGATGCTGCTCCAGCGAGCCGTAGTTCCCTGCTCCAGAGCGCGCAACGATGCTCATATGGTCCGGCCGGGCCGTGAGGAAGTTGACCGCGCCGCCGATCGCGTCCGAGCCGTAGAACGTCGAACCAGAGCCATGCAGCACCTCGATACGCGACACCGCATCGAGCGGCACGGGGATGTCGAGGTTGAGATGGCCTGTCTCCGGATCGTCCACGCGAAGCCCGTCGACGAGAATCAGCGACTGCTCGAAGGTTGTGCCGCGAATCGAGAGATCGGCTTGCACACCAAGCGGAGCGCGCGCCTGTACGTTGAGTGAGGTGTCCTGCCGCAGAAAATCGACTACTCCGGGAACGAGCAGCGGCTGCTCGCGAGTCTCGATCGTCTGGACAGCGCGATTCGACTCCGAAAGCGGAATCGGAGGGATGGAGGTCGTCACCTCAACCGACTGCTGAACGGGAGCTGGGGCGGGATGAGAGCCCTGCTGCGCGGCTGCGATGGCGGCGCACAGAAATAAAGAGGAAATGTACAGTTTCGTCACGTAAAAATGATGAAGCCTGGAACCGTGCTTGCGAAGCTAGTTTTGTCTGATTGTAAGTAGTTGAATAAGTCAATTATAGAATCATCCTATGCGGATTGAATTTTTTCTGCGGCAGAGCCCTGTGTTTCAGATCAGCCGGGCGGCTCGACGGATGGAGGCATCTCTCAATGCCATCCTTCGTCAGGAGGAACTGACGTTCTTCGAGTCATTGACGTTGGCGGCAATCTTTTTTGAACAGACGGGAGAGATCAAGCCCTCGAATCTGGCGGAGACGTTCCAGACAACACGCGGCAATGTGAGTCACTGCATCTCGTCCCTTGAAGCGAAGGGACTGGTCAAAAGAAAGATTGACCCGGACGACGCTAGGGCGCTCAAGCTTGTGCTCTCATCCACTGGAAGGAAGCGAGCTGTGAGGGTCGCGGGGATTCTGGACCGTATGCAGTCGCGACTCGAGGAGGCGATCGGCGAGGTAAAGCTAGAAGAAATGCTGGCTAGAATGTCTGCTGTTGAGGAACACTGCTCGCGGCTCGCAGTCGCGGCGAGAGGCAAGGATTAGCCCCAGTTGCGGTAGACAACACGGCCCTCGCAGATCGTGGCGCGCACGCGGCCTAGCATCCCGGCTCCGTCGAAGGGTGTGTTTCTCGACTTCGACCGCGTAGCCTTCGCATCGAACACCCACTCCGCGCCGGCATCGAAGATCACGACATCTCCGAAGTGGCCCAGCCCCAGCGTGCCGCGGCCGGCCAGCCCGAGAGTCGAGGCCGGCGCAGCGCTCATCAGCGCCATGATGCGAGTGAGGGAGAGGCCGTGCTCGCGATGCAGCACGCGCAGCGCGAGGCCCAGCGCGGTCTCAAGCCCCGTAATGCCGTTCGGTGCGCGCTCGAACTCCTGCTCCTTCTCGTGGGAGGCGTGCGGAGCGTGGTCCGTCGCGATGCAATCGACTGTCCCATCGACAAGCCCCGCAATCATGGCGAGGCGATCGCCTTCGGCACGCAGCGGAGGATTCATCTTCGCGTTGGTGTTGTAGTCGCCCACTGCTTCGTCCGTAAGAGTGAAGTGATGCGGCGTCACCTCACAGGTCACATGCAGGCCCTCACTCTTGGCCTCGCGGATCAGTTCCAGAGCGCGCGCCGTCGAGACGTGCTGCACATGGAGATGCGGCCGCAGCCCTTCGGTGCGCTCAATCTGGCGCAGCAGTTCAATGTCGCGCTCGACGATGCGTGACTCGGCTCCAACCGTCATGCCGCGCAGCCCGAGCCGGAAGGCCACCGTGCCTGCGTTCATGCTGCATCCGCCTGTCAGCCGCGTATCCTCGGCGTGCTGCGAGACTGGGACCTCGGCTCGCGCAGCCGCGATCAGCGCGGCACGCATCACCTGGTCTTCGAGGACCGGCTTGCCGTCGTCGGTGAAGCCCACGGCCCCGGCCTTGCGCAGCGCTTCGAAATCCGTCAGCTCGACTCCCATGCTGCCTTGCGTCGCCGCCGGCATTGCAAACAGCCTGACGTGAGCTCCGCGCGCGCCGTCGAGCATCCACTCAAGCCCTGCGACGGAGTCGTTCACTGGCGTAGTGTTCGGCATCGCCACAACGCTAGTGAAGCCGCCCGCGGCCGCCGCCAGCGTTCCCGTCGCGATCGTCTCCTTGTACGTCTGCCCCGGTTCGCGCAGGTGGACGTGCACGTCGATGAGTCCAGGAGCCACAATCATTCCAGCGGCATCGATGGTCTCGGCCTCGACGCCATCAAGCGTTCCCGGCGGTTCCACTGCTGCCACGCGTCCCTCGCGCAGCAGCAGATCACGCGGCGCGTCCACGCCATTGGCGGGATCGATTAGTCGACCATTGCGAATCAGCAGATTGCTCATGCCACCCTGCCTAGAAAGCCGCCAGCGCCCAGAGCGCGCACCAGCAGCGCTGAACGAACCGCGAGCCCATGGCTCACCTGCTGCTCAATCGCCGACTGCGCTCCATCGGCGACCTCGCCCGTAATCTCAAGTCCGCGGATCATCGGCCCCGGATGCATCACCAGAGCCTGCGGTGCGCTGGCTGCCAGCCGATCCTCGTTGAGCTGGTAGCGCGAGATATAGTCCGCGAGATCGAGCTCAAGCCCCGCCAGCCGCTCACGCTGAATCCGCAGCATCATCGCGACGGCACGGCCGTTGGTGCCGGCTCGGCGCAACGCAGCATCGAAGTCCCGCTCGATCTCGACTCCTTCGCCAAGTCCCAGCGCCTCCTTCGGCAGCAGCTTCTCCGGGCCGCACAGAATCACCTTCGCGCCCAGCCGGGGCAGTAGCATCGCATTCGAGCGCGCCACGCGGCTATGCAGAATGTCTCCCGTAATCACAACCGTCACTCCTGCCAGAGTCCTCTCATGCACGGTCGTCGCATTGAGCCCCAACCGCGTAAGTATCGCTCGCAGATCGAGCAGGGCCTGTGAAGGATGCTCGTGCATGCCGTCGCCTGCGTTCAGCACCGGCAACCCTGTCATCCTTGCCAGCAGCGACGGCGCTCCAGAGGACGCATGACGCAGGATGATGCACTCCGCTCCCAGGGCCCGCAGTGTCAGCCCTGTGTCCTTCAAGCTCTCGCCTTTTTCGATTGACGAAGACTTGTCGCTCACCAGCGTCGTCGTCGCGCCCAGCGACTTTGCAGCCAGTTCAAACGATGTCCTCGTCCGGGTACTCGACTCGTAGAACAAGAGCGCAATCGTGTGTCCCTCGAGCATCCGGACGCGGTCTGCGTGGGCCGTCTGCTCGATCCTCGCTGTCTCGCCCAACACCGCCGAGACCTCAGCCACCGACAGGTCGGCCACGCTGATCAGAGAGCCCTGCGCGTATCCCGGTCTTCCGCTCATCGGCTCGTCCGTCAATCTACTCGCTCGACCAGCAGAACCTGCTCCTGCCCATCTATCTCGTTGAGCTTCACCTCGATGATCTCGCGGCTCGAGGTCGGGATTGACCGGCCCACAAAGGTGGCCTCAATCGGAAGCTCCCTGTGGCCGCGATCGATCAGCACCAGCAGCTGCACGCTCTTCGGGCGGCCGTGGTCGAACAGCGCATCCAGCGCCGCGCGGATCGTCCTGCCGGTGTAGAGCACATCGTCCATGAGGATGATGTCGCGCCCATTCACATCGAACCCAATCGCGCCCGGAACCACTTTGGGGCGCGGCCCTTCGGTCGAGAGGTCGTCGCGGTAGAAGCTGATGTCGAGCACGCCTGTATCCACGGGATGCCGCTCGATCTTCTCAATCATCGTTGCGAGCCGCTGCGCCAGCGGAACGCCGCGCCGCTTGATGCCGACCAGCCCCAGGTTGGTGCCGCCATTGTTCTTCTCTACGATCTCGTGCGCCAGTCGCACCAGCGTGCGCTCGATCTCCGACGCCGACATCAGCCGGCCCTTCTCGCGTATCTTTGGCTTCTCGCCTGTCGTCTCTGTGCTCATACCGTTCCGCTAGATGATACCAGCCAATCCGTGGCTCTAGCTTCTGCTCCCGGTGAAGTAGCTGCCTCTGTTCCCCAGCATCCCGCCGACTACTCCACCCAGTGTAGACAGTGCCAGCACAATGCCTGCGCCCATGCCAAATCCCGCCAGCATCATTCCCACCTGAAACTCGGGCAGGTAAAGGTAACCCCACGTCTCCTTCGGCTGAGGATTGGCCGCCGCTGTACGCTCAATCGCCGTGCGGAACTGCTCCGCCATCTGCGCATCGAAGCCCGCCAGATTGTGCAGCCCGTATCGCGCCACCAGCCCCGCGGCTGCCAGCGAAACCGCAAGCCAGCACACGACCACCAGCCCGACCACCAGCCCGATCCGCGCGCCGATGCGGCCGTCCATCCGCGCCTGCGGACGCCTCCTCTGATACAGCCCCAGCGCGATCAGCGACGCGCTGGTCGTCCATAGCAGGCTCAGCATTGAGAACGCCGCAAGGCGCATCGACGCCACGCTCAGCACCGCTGCCACTCCGCCCACCAGAACCGCACAGCGGATCGCCGTCTTCCACTCCACGTCGCGCGGCTTCGGCGGAGGCATCGCGCCGGTCGTATCCACGGCCCCCGACTCCCCCTGCTCCGAACTCAGGAAGTAAAGCTGCTGCGCGCCGCAGTGCGGGCAGAACGAGGAAGCCCCCTGCTGCTCCGGCAGGTCTCCACCGCATCGGTGACAAAATTCTTGCATAAGCTAAAACCTATCCCACTGTGAAACCGGCGGCAAGCTGTGCCCGTAGAGAGAACAAACACAAGGGCTATTCCAGCGCCTCGTTGACGTCGCGGACCAGGTTCCGCAGATAGCTGCGCTTGTTGAGCAGAGCGACCATTCCGTCCCGGGCCGCGGCCTTCCCGGCCTCGTCGCCTGCGTCCAACGTGTGATCCCAGCGCGCCCACAGCCCTTCCAGCTCCGCCTGCGTCTCCACCATCTTTGCGTCGAAGGTGTCTTTGGCCGTCATCAGGTCACGGCGCAGCTCCGGTTCATCCTCGCCCATCTGTTTGGCGGCGCGCATCTCCTGGAGCTGCATGTTGAGCTCAAAGACCTCTTCGAGCAGCTCAGGCGGGACGACCTGCTTCTTCTCCACCCCCGTCGCACGCGCGGCGTCGGTCGCGGCCTTCGACTGCTCCTCCATCTCGATCCCTTCAAGCTTCAGCAGATACTGTGTCCGCAGGATGGGGTCCTTCAGGGTACGGTATGCATCGTTGAGGTGCGAGGACTGCGCCAGCGCGGCCTCCTGCTCGGCCAGCGGCTTGCCGGCGAAGCGGTCGGGATGCAACTTGCGGCTCAGCGTGTAGAACTGCCTTTCGAGCGCGGCGGTGTCGAGCGCGAGCCTCGGCGGGAGAGAGAAGACCTCAAAGTACGTCATCAATCTCTATTGTAGGGAGTTCAGGGTGCTTTTCGAGACTAGGCCGAAAAACTCGATCCGCACCCGCAGCTCTTGGTGGAGTTGGGGTTGATGAAGTTGAAGCCCTGGCGCATCAGCGCCTCTTCAAAGTCGAGCACCATGCCGGCGAGATAGAGGAAGCTCTTGGGGTCAACGAAGAGTCGGATCGGCGCGCCGTTGGTGGGGTCACCCGCCGTCTGGACTCCAGCACCGAAGACAAATACGCGGTCGCGCTCGCGAGGCTGCGAGTCGAAGCGAATTGAATAGCTCAACCCGGAGCAGCCGCCGCCCTGGATGCCTACGCGCAGCCCGCCTTGCTCCGGCGAGACGCCCTCCTTGGCCATGGCGATGCGGATGCGCTTCAGCGCCTTTTCGGTGATCTCGATGGCTGCCTTGGCGCGGGGCTGCCGGCCCTCGGCGGTCAACAGGGTCATCCCGGCGAGAGGATTCTTCTCCGGCTGCGCAGCCTGGTTCCGGCTGGCCTCCATCTCCGCCGCGGTTTGTAGTGTCACCATCGCCATATCGTTTGTTCCTAAAGCAAGACGGTAGGGCGCGGTCGTCCCGCACCGCTACCGTCTGGATGTTTCGTCGAGCTTAGTGGGCCGCTGCAGTTGCGGTTGCCGCCTCGACGACGTTGTTCTTCTTCTTCCAATCGCCGATCGCCGCGCGGATCGCATCCTCAGCCAGCACCGAGCAATGAATCTTTACCGGAGGAAGCGACAGCTCCTTCACGATGTCGGTGTTCGAGATCGCCAGCGCCTCATCGACCGTCTTGCCCTTCACCCACTCGGTCGCGAGCGAGCTGGAGGCGATGGCCGAGCCGCAGCCGAAGGTCTTGAACTTCGCGTCCTCGATCACCTGAGTCTCGGGGTTCACCTTGATCTGCAGGCGCATGACGTCGCCGCACTCGGGGGCGCCGACCAAGCCGGTACCAACCTCAGTCGCGCTCTTGTCCAGCGTGCCGACGTTACGGGGGTGATTGTAGTGGTCTACGACCTTGTCGCTATATGACATGATGTGATCCTCGCTTAGTTAGATGATAACTCGGACTGTTTTGGTGCGCCATAGCCTCCCCTTCCAAAAAAATTCTGGCCCTTTTGTTTCCAACAACTCCCGGGAATGCTTCCTTACAGCCCGCCCCTCCAAACCCTCTGCCCGGCGTCCCATCCCGGGCGTCCCTATCCAGGAGACCGCCTTGTAACCCCGCCCATCCACCCCTGGCACCTCTGCAGCCGCCTTCCTCGCCTCCCAGGCCTTCTTCCTCAACGGCGGCCAGCCACTCTATGTCTCCCGCGTAACACCCTCCAGCGGAAGCACTTCCGCCCCCACCCCCGACCACTACGCCTGCGCCCTCATCGCCATTACTTCGTGCCCTCCTCTACCTCCGGCCCATACGTCGGGAACGGCAGCGGCTCATTGCTCGTCGGCATCCCGCGAAGCGTCGTCAGATCGGCCTGCAGCGCCTGCCATTCCTTGTCGTGCTTCTTTGTCGCGAACTCCACGTTCATATCTGCGTAGTACGCCAGAATGTCCTCTTTGATCCCGGGAGGAATCGGCTGCGTAGGCTTTGCCGCCAGCACGTGCACCAGCTTGCGGTACGTCTCATCCGTCAGCGGATATCCGCCCGGCTTCACCACCGCGCCCGTATCCAGGTCGCGATTGCGAAGCGGATGCCGCGGATCGCCGCTCCCCGGAACCACCGCCTGAGAGGCCCCGGGCTTCGCCGGCAGTGGATCCGAAGGTGGAGGCTGCGAGTGCGTATCCGTCGCCGCCGCCTGCTTCGCTCCCTCCCCAGTAGCCGGTGGAGGCGTAAACCGTCGCAGCGTCGCGTTCAATAGGTCCGTCGACTGCAGTAGCGAGTGCACATACTCTTGGTCCGTACCCACCGTCGGACCCTTCACCGCCGTAAACTTGATCGGCCCCACCTTCGGCATAATCCAGATCAGCCCCGCCAGCGAGTACGTCCCGATCCCCGGCTTCGCCCGGTATTGCTCCCAGTTATTCTCCGCATCCACCTTCGCCAGCTCCGCCGTCAGTCGCTGCATCTCCGGCGAATCCATCACCGGCGGCTCGTGCTTTTTGTGCAGAACAGTCACCGCATACGACACCCGCGGGATAAAGCTTCGCACCGCGAACCGATACCCCTTCACGTTCACCTTCCTCCCCTTGCCCTTTGAGAAGTCCTCCGCAAGCCCATACGTCTGGTAGAACGCCAGCTCCAGCTGCCGCTGCGGAACCTCCAGCCCCACATGCTTCAGGTAGTACATCGGAGCAAACCTTCGATGCGCAATCTCGTTAATGTCGAACGCATACTCCGTCCGCACATGCTCCGACGGTCCTTGCGCATAGTTCACCGTGCCTCCGTAGCGCTTCGCCAGCTTCGGAAACTCTACCGGCACTGCATGGTTCGTCGCCTCCGAGTGACCAATACTGTCCCCGATAAAGTGCGACAGCGCTCCCACCGCGAACGCCAGTTCGTCCGCGTTCCCCGCATTGCGAAACAGGTTCACTACAAAGTCCCCCGACCGCACATAATGCGTCAGGTTCGAGAAGAACGAATCGCCAAACGGATAGTAGCCAATGTCCTGGATCACGCACCCGCCGTACGCATACGCCCGCGCATGCTCGATCTGGGCGTCGGTCAGCGTGGGGTACCTGCTCTTCAGCAGAGGAACAATCGACGCGTCCCACGTCAGGTCGATCAGCTGCTCGTGCGTCAGCAGCGAGTAGCCGCCTGCGGAAGGCGCCGCAAACAGACAAAGGAGAAGAACCGCAGTACGAACCCGTGAGATCGTTTGCATTCGTTCTGCCGCACAGTATCGGAGAGGCGGCTTTTCCTATGACGATAAAAGCGGCTCTCGCGATGGCCGTTCGCAAACAAACAAAAGGGCGCAGCCGAAGCCGCGCCCCTCCTTCGCAATCCGAATGCCGAACTCTTAGTGCGCCGCCCACTCGATCTTCGAGAGGTCGATGCCCTCCTTCACCATCTCGTACAACGGGCTCAGTTCACGCAGCTTCTTCACGACGTCGATAACCTTGTCGGCCACATAATCGACCTCGGCCCTGGTGTTGAAGCGTCCCAGACCAAACCGGATCGAACTGTGCGCCACATCGTCACCCAGACCGAGCGCTTTCAGCACGTAGCTCGGCTCGAGCGTCGCGGAGGTGCAGGCCGAACCCGACGAAACCGCGACGTCGTTGATGCCCATCAGCAGGCTCTCGCCCTCGACGTACACAAAGCTCATGTTGAGGTTGCCGGGCAGGTGGTGCTCCATGTTGCCGTTGACGTGGACGTAGTCGAGAGCGGACTCAAGCTTGTTCTTCAGGTAGTCACGCAGATCGGTCTCGCGCTTCGCCTCGGCCTCCATCTCACTCTGGCAGATCTCGGCCGCCGCACCCAGGCCAACGATTCCCGGCACGTTCAGTGTG encodes:
- a CDS encoding aspartate carbamoyltransferase catalytic subunit encodes the protein MSGRPGYAQGSLISVADLSVAEVSAVLGETARIEQTAHADRVRMLEGHTIALLFYESSTRTRTSFELAAKSLGATTTLVSDKSSSIEKGESLKDTGLTLRALGAECIILRHASSGAPSLLARMTGLPVLNAGDGMHEHPSQALLDLRAILTRLGLNATTVHERTLAGVTVVITGDILHSRVARSNAMLLPRLGAKVILCGPEKLLPKEALGLGEGVEIERDFDAALRRAGTNGRAVAMMLRIQRERLAGLELDLADYISRYQLNEDRLAASAPQALVMHPGPMIRGLEITGEVADGAQSAIEQQVSHGLAVRSALLVRALGAGGFLGRVA
- the pyrR gene encoding bifunctional pyr operon transcriptional regulator/uracil phosphoribosyltransferase PyrR — protein: MSTETTGEKPKIREKGRLMSASEIERTLVRLAHEIVEKNNGGTNLGLVGIKRRGVPLAQRLATMIEKIERHPVDTGVLDISFYRDDLSTEGPRPKVVPGAIGFDVNGRDIILMDDVLYTGRTIRAALDALFDHGRPKSVQLLVLIDRGHRELPIEATFVGRSIPTSSREIIEVKLNEIDGQEQVLLVERVD
- a CDS encoding zinc ribbon domain-containing protein — protein: MQEFCHRCGGDLPEQQGASSFCPHCGAQQLYFLSSEQGESGAVDTTGAMPPPKPRDVEWKTAIRCAVLVGGVAAVLSVASMRLAAFSMLSLLWTTSASLIALGLYQRRRPQARMDGRIGARIGLVVGLVVVCWLAVSLAAAGLVARYGLHNLAGFDAQMAEQFRTAIERTAAANPQPKETWGYLYLPEFQVGMMLAGFGMGAGIVLALSTLGGVVGGMLGNRGSYFTGSRS
- the hscB gene encoding Fe-S protein assembly co-chaperone HscB; translation: MTYFEVFSLPPRLALDTAALERQFYTLSRKLHPDRFAGKPLAEQEAALAQSSHLNDAYRTLKDPILRTQYLLKLEGIEMEEQSKAATDAARATGVEKKQVVPPELLEEVFELNMQLQEMRAAKQMGEDEPELRRDLMTAKDTFDAKMVETQAELEGLWARWDHTLDAGDEAGKAAARDGMVALLNKRSYLRNLVRDVNEALE
- a CDS encoding HesB/IscA family protein; translation: MAMVTLQTAAEMEASRNQAAQPEKNPLAGMTLLTAEGRQPRAKAAIEITEKALKRIRIAMAKEGVSPEQGGLRVGIQGGGCSGLSYSIRFDSQPRERDRVFVFGAGVQTAGDPTNGAPIRLFVDPKSFLYLAGMVLDFEEALMRQGFNFINPNSTKSCGCGSSFSA
- the iscU gene encoding Fe-S cluster assembly scaffold IscU; this translates as MSYSDKVVDHYNHPRNVGTLDKSATEVGTGLVGAPECGDVMRLQIKVNPETQVIEDAKFKTFGCGSAIASSSLATEWVKGKTVDEALAISNTDIVKELSLPPVKIHCSVLAEDAIRAAIGDWKKKNNVVEAATATAAAH
- a CDS encoding zinc dependent phospholipase C family protein yields the protein MQTISRVRTAVLLLCLFAAPSAGGYSLLTHEQLIDLTWDASIVPLLKSRYPTLTDAQIEHARAYAYGGCVIQDIGYYPFGDSFFSNLTHYVRSGDFVVNLFRNAGNADELAFAVGALSHFIGDSIGHSEATNHAVPVEFPKLAKRYGGTVNYAQGPSEHVRTEYAFDINEIAHRRFAPMYYLKHVGLEVPQRQLELAFYQTYGLAEDFSKGKGRKVNVKGYRFAVRSFIPRVSYAVTVLHKKHEPPVMDSPEMQRLTAELAKVDAENNWEQYRAKPGIGTYSLAGLIWIMPKVGPIKFTAVKGPTVGTDQEYVHSLLQSTDLLNATLRRFTPPPATGEGAKQAAATDTHSQPPPSDPLPAKPGASQAVVPGSGDPRHPLRNRDLDTGAVVKPGGYPLTDETYRKLVHVLAAKPTQPIPPGIKEDILAYYADMNVEFATKKHDKEWQALQADLTTLRGMPTSNEPLPFPTYGPEVEEGTK